In Streptomyces violaceusniger Tu 4113, one DNA window encodes the following:
- the panC gene encoding pantoate--beta-alanine ligase encodes MSPKLWTKALPGEPDVELFRHRSELDAALAHFAVPGRTAVVMTMGALHDGHASLIRAARARVGAKGLVTVTVFVNPLQFGAGEDLDRYPRTLDADLKVAAEAGADIVFAPAAEEMYPGGEPHIRITAGSMGERYEGASRPGHFDGMLTVVAKLLQLTRPDAAFFGEKDAQQLALVRRMARDLDFPVEIVGVPTVREGDGLALSSRNRYLSAQERDTALALSRALFAGRYAGLLAAGEGPAGAEEHELIRVASPAAVRSAARVVLDEAARLEPPLVLDYLGLADPADFTEVSDGYIGEAVLAVAAKVGATRLIDNIRLWIGAAR; translated from the coding sequence ATGAGCCCGAAGCTGTGGACCAAGGCGCTTCCTGGGGAGCCGGATGTGGAGCTGTTCCGCCATCGCTCGGAGCTGGACGCGGCGCTCGCCCACTTCGCCGTGCCGGGGCGCACGGCCGTCGTGATGACCATGGGCGCGCTGCACGACGGGCACGCCTCGCTCATCCGCGCCGCCCGCGCCCGGGTGGGCGCCAAGGGCCTGGTGACCGTCACCGTCTTCGTCAATCCGCTGCAGTTCGGCGCGGGCGAGGACCTCGACCGCTATCCGCGCACCCTCGACGCCGACCTGAAGGTCGCGGCCGAGGCGGGTGCGGACATCGTCTTCGCCCCGGCGGCCGAGGAGATGTATCCGGGCGGCGAGCCGCACATCCGGATCACCGCGGGCTCCATGGGCGAGCGCTATGAGGGCGCCTCGCGGCCCGGCCACTTCGACGGGATGCTCACCGTCGTCGCCAAGCTGCTCCAGCTCACCCGCCCCGATGCCGCCTTCTTCGGCGAGAAGGACGCCCAGCAACTGGCGCTGGTCCGCCGGATGGCGCGCGACCTGGACTTCCCGGTCGAGATCGTCGGCGTCCCCACCGTCCGGGAGGGCGACGGGCTCGCCCTCTCCAGCCGTAACCGCTATCTGTCGGCCCAGGAGCGGGACACCGCGCTGGCCCTGTCCCGGGCGCTGTTCGCGGGGCGTTACGCGGGGCTGCTGGCGGCCGGGGAGGGCCCGGCCGGGGCCGAGGAGCACGAGCTCATACGGGTCGCGTCCCCCGCCGCGGTGCGGTCCGCGGCGCGGGTGGTGCTCGACGAGGCGGCACGGCTCGAACCGCCGCTCGTCCTCGACTATCTGGGCCTGGCCGATCCCGCCGACTTCACCGAGGTCTCCGACGGATACATCGGCGAGGCCGTGCTGGCCGTCGCGGCCAAGGTCGGCGCCACCCGCCTGATAGACAACATCCGCCTGTGGATCGGAGCCGCCCGATGA
- a CDS encoding Rossmann-like and DUF2520 domain-containing protein produces the protein MNAQPLPEPQDRPARLTVGVVGAGRVGPALAASLRLAGHRPVAASGVSDASVRRAAALLPEVPIVPPSEVLARAELVLLTVPDDALPELIAGLTETGAVRPGQLLVHTSGRYGVSVLEPALRAGALPLALHPVMTFTGTPIDVQRLAGCSFGVTAPEELRLAAQALVIEMGGEPEWIAEESRPLYHAALAIGANHLTTLVAQSLELLRASGVEAPDRMLGPLLGAALDNALRSGDAALTGPVARGDAGTVAAHVAELRRHAPHAVAGYLAMARTTADRALAHGLLKPELAEDLLGVLSDVTDARGRGGSET, from the coding sequence GTGAACGCACAACCACTTCCCGAGCCGCAGGACCGGCCGGCCCGGCTCACCGTCGGGGTCGTCGGCGCGGGCCGCGTCGGCCCCGCACTCGCCGCCTCGCTGCGGCTGGCCGGACACCGCCCGGTCGCCGCCTCCGGTGTCTCCGACGCCTCCGTGCGCCGGGCCGCCGCCCTGCTCCCCGAGGTCCCGATCGTCCCGCCCTCCGAGGTGCTGGCGCGGGCCGAGCTGGTGCTGCTCACCGTCCCCGACGACGCGCTCCCCGAGCTGATCGCGGGCCTCACCGAAACCGGTGCGGTGCGCCCCGGCCAGCTCCTGGTGCACACCTCCGGCCGCTATGGCGTCAGTGTGCTGGAGCCCGCGCTGCGGGCCGGTGCGCTGCCGCTCGCGCTGCACCCTGTCATGACCTTCACCGGCACCCCGATCGACGTCCAGCGGCTGGCCGGCTGCTCCTTCGGCGTCACCGCCCCCGAGGAGCTGCGGCTGGCGGCCCAGGCGCTGGTCATCGAGATGGGCGGGGAGCCCGAGTGGATCGCGGAGGAGTCCCGCCCGCTCTATCACGCCGCCCTGGCCATCGGCGCCAACCACCTCACCACGCTGGTCGCCCAGTCCCTGGAGCTGCTGCGCGCGTCCGGGGTCGAGGCCCCCGACCGGATGCTCGGCCCCCTCCTCGGCGCCGCGCTGGACAACGCGCTGCGCAGTGGCGACGCCGCGCTGACCGGCCCGGTCGCGCGCGGCGACGCGGGCACGGTCGCCGCCCATGTCGCCGAGCTGCGGCGGCACGCCCCGCACGCCGTCGCCGGCTATCTGGCCATGGCCCGTACGACCGCGGACCGGGCGCTCGCGCACGGCCTGCTCAAGCCGGAGCTCGCGGAGGACCTGCTGGGCGTGCTCTCGGATGTGACCGACGCACGGGGCCGGGGAGGCAGTGAGACATGA
- a CDS encoding threonine aldolase family protein, whose translation MKDRTGEADETDGTRITADGTADGTADETPTGADDATGDTERAARVRRRAAWHGSERTLTRGPAEGRITERLAGLTAALTADPSPYGGDGWVDIYGDGIVEELERRVAALLGMEAAAFFPTGTMAQQVALRCWAGRTGNPVVAVHPLAHLEVHERDAYLTVSGLRAVHPTSEPRPLTAEEVLGLDEPFGTLALELPLRDAGFVLPEWDELVAVVEAARERDAVVHFDGARLWECTAHFGRELPEIAALADSVYVSFYKSVDGISGAALAGPESLVAEARAWRHRYGGQLFQQWPAALAALDGLDRELPRLPSYVAHARVVAQALRTAFTAEGVGWSRVHPEVPHTHQFQVWLPYPAAVLDEAGVRLAEETGTTLFRRWREPGPPGLATTELTVASPALDWTADDVTAAAGAFLARVRELMERDG comes from the coding sequence ATGAAGGACAGGACGGGCGAGGCAGACGAGACGGACGGCACGCGCATCACCGCGGACGGGACGGCGGACGGGACGGCAGACGAGACTCCAACCGGGGCGGACGACGCCACCGGCGACACGGAGCGGGCCGCGCGAGTGCGCCGCCGCGCGGCCTGGCACGGCTCCGAGCGGACGCTCACCCGCGGGCCCGCGGAGGGGCGGATCACCGAGCGGCTGGCCGGCCTCACGGCCGCCCTTACGGCCGACCCCTCGCCATATGGCGGGGACGGCTGGGTGGACATCTACGGGGACGGCATCGTCGAGGAGCTGGAGCGGCGGGTCGCCGCACTGCTCGGCATGGAGGCCGCGGCGTTCTTCCCCACCGGCACCATGGCGCAGCAGGTCGCGCTGCGCTGCTGGGCGGGGCGCACCGGCAATCCGGTGGTGGCGGTGCATCCGCTGGCGCATCTGGAGGTGCATGAGCGGGACGCGTATCTGACGGTGAGCGGGCTGCGCGCGGTGCATCCGACGAGCGAGCCGCGGCCGCTCACCGCCGAGGAGGTCCTCGGCCTCGACGAGCCGTTCGGCACGCTCGCCCTCGAGCTCCCGCTGCGCGACGCCGGATTCGTGCTGCCCGAGTGGGACGAGCTGGTCGCGGTCGTGGAGGCGGCCCGGGAGCGGGACGCGGTGGTGCACTTCGACGGTGCGCGGCTGTGGGAGTGCACGGCCCACTTCGGCCGGGAGCTGCCGGAGATCGCCGCCCTGGCGGACTCCGTCTATGTGTCCTTCTACAAGTCGGTGGACGGGATCTCGGGAGCGGCGCTGGCCGGGCCCGAGAGCCTGGTGGCGGAGGCCAGGGCGTGGCGCCACCGGTACGGCGGCCAGCTTTTCCAGCAGTGGCCGGCGGCGCTGGCCGCGCTGGACGGCCTGGACCGCGAGCTGCCGAGGCTCCCGTCGTACGTGGCGCACGCGCGGGTGGTGGCGCAGGCGCTGCGGACGGCGTTCACGGCCGAGGGGGTGGGCTGGTCCCGGGTACATCCCGAGGTGCCGCACACCCACCAGTTCCAGGTGTGGCTGCCGTATCCGGCGGCGGTGCTGGACGAGGCGGGGGTGCGGCTGGCGGAGGAGACCGGGACGACGCTGTTCCGTCGCTGGCGGGAGCCGGGGCCGCCCGGTCTGGCCACGACGGAGCTGACGGTCGCCTCACCCGCACTCGACTGGACGGCCGACGACGTCACGGCCGCGGCCGGTGCCTTCCTCGCCCGGGTCCGGGAGCTCATGGAGAGGGACGGCTGA
- a CDS encoding DUF5937 family protein: MANVIDIAGLPPERIVFCPSPLAELGAALHVLSEPGHHPGLHGWATATASALKPDLADRLCEADFLWRTARSDLLLPAAPGATLAEELDALDRIDDETFVAAAFEIACSASYTRHTPSPLVDAGERARVREMAAARGPRQAAFTDRMLEDPDGLRVWLRRLLEDCDEAFFADTWRRTRIQLAADARHKAELLQRKGLGEALASASAALSLSEDGHSILADKLAGGRTTAYGEGITFIPTAFGWPHLIVLHAPGWRPVIQYPVAAPELPPPAALELVQRRLEALAHPMRMRLCRTLARGPHTTGELSESYGITPPEVSRHIAVLKKAGLLTTRRRGRYVLHQLDLPSVARLGSDFLESVLR, encoded by the coding sequence ATGGCCAATGTCATCGACATCGCCGGGCTGCCGCCCGAGCGCATCGTCTTTTGCCCGTCCCCGCTCGCCGAGCTGGGCGCCGCGCTCCATGTGCTGTCCGAGCCCGGCCACCATCCCGGGCTGCACGGCTGGGCCACCGCCACCGCCTCGGCGCTCAAGCCGGACCTCGCGGACCGGCTCTGCGAGGCGGACTTCCTGTGGCGCACCGCCCGCTCCGACCTGCTGCTCCCGGCCGCCCCCGGGGCGACGCTCGCCGAGGAGCTGGACGCGCTGGACCGGATCGACGACGAGACGTTCGTGGCGGCCGCCTTCGAGATCGCCTGCTCCGCCTCGTACACCCGGCACACCCCCTCGCCGCTGGTCGACGCGGGCGAACGGGCCCGGGTCCGCGAGATGGCCGCCGCCCGGGGACCGCGGCAGGCGGCCTTCACCGACCGCATGCTGGAGGACCCGGACGGGCTGCGGGTCTGGCTGCGGCGGCTGCTGGAGGACTGCGACGAAGCGTTCTTCGCCGACACCTGGCGGCGGACGCGGATCCAGCTTGCCGCCGACGCCCGCCACAAGGCGGAACTGCTGCAGCGCAAGGGGCTCGGGGAGGCTCTGGCGTCGGCCTCCGCCGCGCTGTCGCTGTCGGAGGACGGGCACAGCATCCTGGCCGACAAGCTGGCGGGCGGCCGGACTACGGCCTACGGAGAGGGCATCACCTTCATCCCGACCGCCTTCGGCTGGCCGCATCTCATCGTCCTGCACGCCCCCGGCTGGCGCCCGGTGATCCAGTACCCGGTGGCCGCCCCCGAGCTGCCCCCGCCCGCCGCCCTGGAACTCGTCCAGCGCCGCCTCGAGGCCCTGGCCCACCCGATGCGGATGCGGCTGTGCCGCACCCTGGCCCGCGGCCCGCACACCACCGGTGAGCTCTCCGAGTCGTACGGCATCACGCCCCCGGAGGTCTCCCGCCATATCGCCGTGCTGAAGAAGGCCGGTCTCCTCACCACCCGCCGCCGCGGCCGCTATGTGCTGCACCAACTCGACCTGCCGTCGGTGGCCCGCCTGGGCAGCGACTTCCTGGAAAGCGTGCTGCGGTAG
- a CDS encoding ArsR/SmtB family transcription factor gives MSNRSHRAAPEHTHPDDVPVQTALAALADPVRLQLVRELATTADWEHTCGTFDVPVGKAALSHHFSVLRAAGLIEQRDMGPKRVNRLRRPEFDRRFPGLLDLVLRDRRENGENER, from the coding sequence ATGAGCAACCGAAGCCACCGGGCCGCACCCGAGCACACCCACCCCGACGACGTCCCGGTGCAGACCGCGCTCGCGGCACTCGCCGACCCCGTGCGGCTTCAGCTCGTCCGCGAACTGGCCACCACGGCCGACTGGGAGCACACCTGCGGCACCTTCGACGTCCCCGTGGGCAAGGCGGCGCTCAGCCACCACTTCTCGGTGCTGCGCGCGGCCGGGCTGATCGAACAGCGCGACATGGGCCCCAAGCGGGTCAACCGGCTCCGCCGCCCGGAGTTCGACCGGCGCTTCCCCGGACTGCTCGACCTGGTGCTGCGCGACCGGCGGGAGAACGGCGAGAACGAACGGTAG
- a CDS encoding response regulator transcription factor — protein MSIRVMLVDDQVLLRTGFRMVLAAQPDMEIVAEAGDGVEALQAVRSTEVDVVLMDVRMPKLDGVEATRLICEREGAPKVIILTTFDLDEYAFSALKAGAGGFMLKDVPPAELLAAIRAVHSGDAVVAPSTTRRLLDRFAPMLPGGGGSGGRVRPELERLTDREREVVLLVAQGLSNGEIAARLVLSEATVKTHVGRILTKLELRDRVQVVVMAYETGLVRAGGSAGPSR, from the coding sequence ATGTCGATTCGCGTCATGCTCGTCGATGACCAAGTGCTGCTGCGTACCGGCTTCCGGATGGTGCTCGCGGCCCAGCCCGATATGGAGATCGTCGCCGAGGCGGGCGATGGGGTGGAGGCGCTGCAGGCGGTGCGCTCCACGGAGGTGGACGTCGTCCTCATGGACGTCCGGATGCCGAAGCTGGACGGGGTGGAGGCGACCCGGCTGATATGCGAGCGGGAAGGGGCGCCGAAGGTCATCATCCTGACCACGTTCGATCTGGACGAGTACGCCTTCTCCGCGCTCAAGGCCGGGGCGGGCGGCTTCATGCTCAAGGACGTGCCGCCCGCGGAGCTGCTCGCGGCGATCCGCGCGGTGCACAGCGGTGACGCGGTGGTCGCGCCCAGCACGACGCGCCGGCTGCTGGACCGGTTCGCGCCGATGCTGCCGGGCGGTGGGGGAAGCGGCGGACGGGTCCGTCCGGAGCTGGAGCGGCTCACCGACCGGGAGCGCGAGGTGGTGCTGCTGGTCGCGCAGGGGCTGTCGAACGGCGAGATCGCGGCGCGGCTGGTGCTCTCGGAGGCGACCGTGAAGACCCATGTGGGGCGCATCCTCACCAAGTTGGAGCTGCGGGACCGGGTGCAGGTGGTGGTGATGGCCTACGAGACCGGGCTGGTGCGGGCCGGGGGCTCGGCGGGCCCGTCTCGCTGA
- a CDS encoding sensor histidine kinase, producing MQRLYEFLRRHPTGVDTFWAVLLVGFGFLWVVEAEMSRGSRFAAVPIVLALGTTVALRRRAPEKMLVLAILCGVAQLATSVKPNLADFAMLVIVYTVAVASARRASRFALGVAISAAPLATLRWPHSQQGWWEDVVSAVFVSIPFVLAWVLGDSIRTRRAYYAQLEERAARLEKEREAQSKVAVAAERARIARELHDVVAHNVSVMVVQADGAAYVMDASPEQARQALETISGTGRQALAEMRRLLGVLRTGEPGEENDYVPQPDVEQIDELVEQVRGAGLPVDFKVVGSPRQLPSGVELTAYRIVQEALTNTRKHGGPDVGASVRLTYFDDGLGLLVEDDGRGAQREMYQDGGADGSGHGLIGMRERVGMVGGTLDAGPRPGGGFRISALLPLKPAR from the coding sequence GTGCAGCGCCTCTACGAATTTCTCCGCAGGCATCCGACAGGGGTGGACACCTTCTGGGCCGTCCTCCTCGTCGGCTTCGGTTTCCTGTGGGTCGTGGAGGCGGAGATGAGCCGGGGTTCCCGCTTCGCGGCCGTGCCGATCGTCCTGGCGCTGGGGACGACGGTCGCGCTGCGCCGCCGCGCCCCCGAGAAGATGCTGGTGCTGGCCATCCTGTGCGGTGTCGCCCAGCTCGCCACCAGCGTCAAGCCCAATCTGGCCGACTTCGCCATGCTGGTGATCGTCTACACGGTGGCGGTCGCCTCCGCGCGCCGGGCCTCCCGCTTCGCGCTGGGCGTGGCGATCAGCGCGGCCCCCCTCGCCACCCTCCGCTGGCCGCATTCCCAGCAGGGCTGGTGGGAGGACGTCGTCTCGGCGGTCTTCGTCTCCATCCCGTTCGTACTGGCCTGGGTGCTCGGCGACTCGATCCGCACCCGCCGCGCCTACTACGCCCAACTCGAGGAGCGGGCCGCCCGGCTGGAAAAGGAGCGCGAGGCGCAGTCCAAGGTCGCGGTGGCCGCCGAGCGCGCCCGGATCGCGCGGGAGCTGCACGATGTGGTGGCACACAACGTGTCGGTGATGGTGGTGCAGGCGGACGGCGCCGCGTACGTCATGGACGCCTCCCCCGAACAGGCCCGGCAGGCGCTGGAGACGATCTCCGGCACCGGCCGCCAGGCGCTCGCCGAGATGCGGCGGCTGCTGGGCGTGCTGCGCACCGGGGAGCCGGGCGAGGAGAACGACTACGTCCCCCAGCCGGACGTCGAGCAGATCGACGAGCTCGTGGAGCAGGTGCGCGGCGCCGGGCTCCCGGTGGACTTCAAGGTGGTGGGCAGCCCGCGCCAGCTCCCCAGCGGGGTCGAGCTGACCGCGTACCGCATCGTGCAGGAGGCGCTCACCAACACCCGTAAGCACGGGGGCCCGGACGTGGGCGCGAGCGTCCGCCTCACCTACTTCGACGACGGGCTCGGGCTGCTGGTCGAGGACGACGGGCGGGGCGCACAGCGCGAGATGTACCAGGACGGCGGCGCCGACGGCAGCGGCCACGGGCTGATCGGGATGCGCGAGCGCGTCGGCATGGTGGGCGGCACGCTCGACGCGGGACCGCGGCCGGGCGGCGGCTTCCGGATCAGCGCACTGCTGCCGCTGAAGCCGGCCCGTTGA
- a CDS encoding SAM-dependent methyltransferase, whose product MATEKHEWSGWRTAAEQALYGAGGFFRRPEGPAGHFRTSVHASPLFARAVAELLRRVDEALGHPAELALVDLGAGRGELLTRVLALAPGLPDDLDRRLRPYAVERAERPAGLAERIAWLDAPPEGCTGLLFANEWLDNVPVDVAETDEDGVPRRVEVDLAARDGTERLGDPVDGEDAAWLARWWPLADAEPGLRAEIGHPREAAWAGAVRSLRAGLAVAVDYGHERAARPPFGTLTGFREGREVRPVPDGSRDLTAHVAMDACAAAAGPGAGLMTQREALRALGLDARRPPLALASTDPAGYVRALGTAGETAELTDPAGLGAFTWLHHPVGLPHDPLRP is encoded by the coding sequence GTGGCGACCGAGAAGCATGAGTGGAGCGGATGGCGTACGGCGGCCGAACAGGCGCTGTACGGAGCGGGCGGATTCTTCCGCCGCCCGGAGGGCCCGGCCGGGCATTTCCGCACGTCGGTGCATGCCTCACCGCTTTTCGCCCGGGCGGTCGCGGAGCTGCTGCGCCGGGTGGACGAGGCGCTGGGGCACCCCGCCGAGCTGGCCCTGGTGGACCTGGGCGCCGGCCGCGGCGAGCTGCTCACACGGGTCCTCGCCCTGGCCCCCGGCCTGCCCGACGACCTGGACCGGCGGCTGCGACCCTACGCGGTGGAGCGGGCGGAGCGGCCGGCGGGCCTGGCGGAGCGGATCGCCTGGCTCGACGCCCCGCCCGAGGGGTGCACGGGGCTGCTGTTCGCCAATGAGTGGCTCGACAACGTGCCCGTGGACGTCGCCGAGACCGACGAGGACGGGGTGCCGCGCCGGGTCGAGGTGGACCTCGCGGCCCGGGACGGCACCGAGCGGCTGGGCGACCCGGTGGACGGCGAGGACGCCGCGTGGCTGGCCCGCTGGTGGCCCCTGGCGGACGCCGAACCGGGGCTGCGCGCCGAGATCGGCCATCCGCGCGAGGCGGCCTGGGCGGGGGCCGTGCGCTCCCTGCGGGCGGGCCTCGCGGTCGCCGTCGACTACGGCCACGAACGCGCCGCCCGGCCCCCCTTCGGCACGCTGACCGGCTTCCGCGAGGGGCGCGAGGTCCGGCCCGTACCGGACGGCTCCCGTGATCTGACGGCGCATGTCGCGATGGACGCGTGCGCCGCCGCGGCCGGGCCCGGCGCCGGGCTGATGACCCAGCGCGAGGCGCTGCGCGCGCTCGGCCTCGACGCCCGCCGCCCCCCGCTCGCCCTGGCCTCCACCGATCCCGCCGGCTACGTCCGCGCCCTCGGCACGGCGGGCGAGACCGCGGAGCTGACCGACCCCGCCGGTCTCGGCGCCTTCACCTGGCTCCACCACCCGGTGGGCCTGCCGCACGACCCGCTGCGGCCGTAA
- a CDS encoding NADH-quinone oxidoreductase subunit D, whose translation MTETTVGIGGAAESTDMVLNIGPQHPSTHGVLRLRLVLDGERIQSAEPVIGYMHRGAEKLFEARDYRQIIMLANRHDWLSAFSNELGVVLAVERMLGMEVPERAVWTRTLLAELNRILNHLMFLGSYPLELGGITPIFYAFREREDLQHVMEEISGGRMHYMFNRVGGLKEDLPAGWLGRARQAVAEVRSRMNVYDDLVLGNEIFRGRTRDVGVLAREAVHAYGVSGPIARASGVDFDLRRDEPYLAYPELQDVLKVVTRQEGDCLARFECLLEQAHNSLALADACLDRLDELPAGPINQRLPKVLKAPEGHTYAWTENPLGLNGYYLVSKGEKTPYRLKLRSASFNNIQAITELLPGTLVADMVAILGSLFFVVGDIDK comes from the coding sequence ATGACGGAGACGACAGTCGGCATCGGCGGCGCCGCGGAGAGCACCGACATGGTGCTCAACATCGGCCCACAGCACCCCTCCACTCACGGAGTGCTACGGCTGCGGCTGGTCCTCGACGGAGAGCGGATCCAGAGCGCCGAACCGGTCATCGGCTATATGCACCGGGGCGCGGAGAAGCTCTTCGAGGCGCGCGACTACCGCCAGATCATCATGCTCGCCAACCGCCACGACTGGCTCTCCGCCTTCTCCAACGAACTCGGCGTCGTACTCGCCGTCGAGCGGATGCTGGGCATGGAGGTCCCGGAGCGGGCGGTGTGGACCCGTACGCTGCTCGCCGAGCTCAACCGGATCCTGAACCATCTGATGTTCCTCGGCTCCTACCCCCTGGAACTGGGCGGCATCACGCCGATCTTCTACGCGTTCCGGGAGCGCGAGGACCTCCAGCACGTCATGGAGGAGATCTCCGGCGGCCGGATGCACTACATGTTCAACCGGGTCGGCGGCCTCAAGGAGGACCTCCCGGCGGGCTGGCTGGGCCGGGCCCGGCAGGCCGTGGCCGAGGTGCGCTCCCGGATGAACGTGTACGACGACCTGGTACTCGGCAACGAGATCTTCCGGGGCCGCACCCGCGACGTCGGCGTCCTGGCCCGCGAGGCGGTGCACGCGTACGGCGTCAGCGGCCCCATCGCCCGGGCCTCGGGGGTCGACTTCGATCTGCGGCGCGACGAGCCGTATCTGGCCTACCCGGAGCTCCAGGACGTCCTCAAGGTCGTCACCCGGCAGGAGGGCGACTGCCTCGCCCGGTTCGAATGCCTGCTGGAGCAGGCGCACAACTCCCTGGCGCTGGCGGACGCCTGCCTGGACCGGCTCGACGAGCTCCCGGCGGGGCCGATCAACCAGCGGCTGCCGAAGGTGCTCAAGGCGCCCGAGGGCCACACCTACGCCTGGACCGAGAACCCGCTCGGCCTCAACGGCTACTACCTCGTCTCCAAGGGCGAGAAGACGCCGTACCGGCTGAAGCTCCGCTCGGCCTCGTTCAACAACATCCAGGCGATCACCGAACTGCTGCCGGGCACTCTCGTCGCCGACATGGTGGCGATCCTGGGGTCGCTCTTCTTCGTCGTCGGCGACATCGACAAGTAG